AGTGTCCGCAACATCGCGCTGCCTCTGCTGGGACATACCCCGATGCCCAGGAAGCTCGCCACCGAGCTCGCCGAGCTCGACTACCGCTAGAGATCGCCCTCCTCGCCGCCGTGCAGGGTGAACTGGCCTGCCCGGCACGCCGACACAGGAAGAAGGGAAGAAGGAACGTGCGCCGGACCGAACGGCCATCGCGCTTGCACGCAAGCCCGTGGCGGCATCGACGGACACCGGGAAGCCAGTTGTGCCCCACTGCAGCTCGGGTCGGCGAAGAGCCCCTCACCCGGATGCCGCCTGCAGGTACGTCGTGGGACTCCCGCCGCGGCAGGTTCGCCGCGGGACGTCTCAGACCGTCACCTCCTCGAAAGTCAGCACCTCGTGGCCGGCATCCCAGAGCAGGTTCAGCAGAGCGCGGACCGATGCCTGATCCATGGCTTCGGCGACCAGCACGGTGCCGTCCGTGCCGGGCGTGGACACGTGGTCGAACCGTGTCAGGATCACGTCCAGCAGGGAGCGGGCGATCGGTCCGCGCAGCGTCAGCTCGAAACGGGTACGGGTCATGCCGTCCAGAGAACCTGCGGCCCGGGTGCCCGCGCACCACCCGCTCGAAAAGAGCACCCCGGGTGGCCTCAGATCAGGCCAAGATCGCGCGCAGCTGCGACGGCGTCGTGCCGGGAAGCGACGCCGAGCTTGCGGTAGAGGCTCTTGTTGTACGCCTTGACCGTGTTGATCGACAAGAACAGCTCTGCGCCGATCTCACGCTGGGTCGCCGGCCCCTGCAGGGCCCGCAGGATCGACAGCTCCCTGTCGGTGAGCTCCTCCACAAGAGCACCCGAGCGTACGCCGGTGCGGGCGCCGGCCCGGCCCAGCCGCGCTTCGCTCTCCTCCAGCCGCCGCGACGCGAACGCACTCACCGGCTCCTCGTCCACGACCTCGCGGGCCCGCGACAGCGCCGCACGGGCCGCCGACCGGTCGCCGCAGGCGAGTTCGGCGTCGGCCAGGTACACCAGCCCGAGGAACAGCACCGTCGGCCGCGGGTGCAGTTCTGCGAGGGGGACGACCCGCCGCAGCAGGACGGCGGCCGCCTCCATGCGGGCGTTCTGGTAGCTGCGCCTGGCCTGGGCGATGCGCAACGGGGCCAGTCCTGGCGTGCTCGCCTCGCGTCCGTCGCGCTCCACGGTGTCGGCGAGCGGGCCGGCCTCACGCATGACCCGGTCGCACTCCTCGCCGCGGCCGGCTTCGACAAGGCTGATCATCAGCGTTCCGGCGCCCTGGACAACGAGCGACGGCGGCCACGCCTTGCGGTCGCGCGGCGACGACCACAGGTCGAGCAGCAGGGTCGCCGCCTCGTCGAAGCGGCCGTCGCGGGCCAGCATGGCCCCGAGCGCCGCGCGCACGGTCGGATGCCCGGCCCCGCCGCCCTCGGTCTCCAGTGCGAGCGCATGGCGCACCATGACGACGGACCGCGCGGACTCGGCATCCGACATGCCGAAACCCGCACGCACACAGAGCACGGCACTGCGGAAGTCGTGCCAGCCGGGGACGACGGTGGCGCAGGTGCCACTCGCCTCGCAGACGTCCAGCCAGCGGTTCACGCCCGTCTGATCGCCGCACAGCGCCGCCGAGTACGCCAGCGAAAACGCCAGCGCCGGGCCCACCACCCGGGCGGACAACTCCTCGCCGAACTTCAGGTAGGTGGCAGCCTCCCCACGGGGGAAGAACCACGTCTCGGCGTTGCGCAACATCAGCTCGGCGGCGGCATCGTCGCGGCCGGCCCGCAGCAGGTGGCGTACCGCGTCGTCGATCCGGTCCTGTGCCGCGAACCAGTCCGCGGCATGGCCGAGAACCTCCTTCGGGTCCGTCATCGTCTCGACTGCCAGAACATCCCGCAGCAGACGATGGCACCGGTACCACCGCTGTTCGTCGTCCAGCGCGGCCACGAAAAGATCCGCCCTGACCAGATCGGCCAGCACTGCGGCCGAACCCGTCACCTGCAGCGCGGCGTCACACAGCGAACCCGAGAGCCGTTCGAGCGGCGCAGCCCGCACGAGCAGGTCACGCTGCCTGGGCTCGAGAGCGGGCAGCACCTCGGCCGCGAAATAGTCCAGCAGATGCCGATCACCGGCGGGCGCCTTCGCCGGGTCCGCGCGCAGCGCGAGGGCAGCCAACTGCAGCCCGGCAGCCCACCCTTCCGTCCGCTCCCATACGCCTGCCGCGGCCGCGCCGTCGAGGTCGTGCCCCGACACCGCCGACAACAGGGCAGCCGCCTCGTCCCGCGAGAACCGCAGCTGTGCCGCCCGCAACTCCGTCAGGTCGCCACGGGCCCGAAGCCGCGCGATCGGCAGCGGCGGATCCGTACGTGCGGCGATCACCACCCGCAACGAGGCGGGCAGGTACGTCACGAGGTACTCGATCGCCTCGTGGATCCGCGGATCGGCGAGCAGGTGGTAGTCGTCGAGCACCAGCACATGCGGTACCGCGGACGCGGCCAGCTCGTTCAGCAGCATCGGCAGCGCAAGGTCGATCGGGGGGACGCCGGCCGCGTCCAACGCCTGAAGCGGACCTGCGCTGATCACCCCGCCGGCGCCGCGCAGCGCGGTGAGGACATAACTCCAGAACCGCACGGGCTCGTCGTCGCTCTCGTCGAGCGAGACCCACGCGAGGCGACGCTTCTCTTCGGGATCCGCCGCCCAGCCGCTCAGCAGACTCGTCTTGCCCCAGCCGGCGGGCGCCACCACCACGGTCAGCCGGGTCTCGGCCAGACGCAGCTGCCGCTGCAGGCGTTCGCGCGGGACCGCGCCGGCCCGGGCCGGCGGAATCACCTGTTTCACCGTGAGCAGTGGCCGCGTAGGTATCTCCGACGTCACGACGCTCCCGACCTGCGGCGCCCAGCACCGCAACCCGACGCCGATTCTGCCAGCTCCACCACCCCGGGTACATCTCGCGGCGGGGTGGTGCGCGAGCACCCTGTCCCGCGCGAATCTCCTGCCACGACCGGGGCCGCGCGACAGGAGAGACGCAATGGCCACGAACACTGCCACACAGGATCACCCGGAAATAGCCCTGACCCGCAGAGACGGGCTGAAGCTGGCCGGCCTCGGCCTCGGCTCGGTGGCGGCACTGGGCGTAGGCGTCGGCGGAGTCCGGGCCGTCAACAACGGCGCCTTCAGCGCCGGATCCGGCGATCCGTACGACCTCTGGCACGACTGGAGCTCGATGACCGGCATCGAGCGGGTGGTCGCCGCCGGCGTCCTCGCGTGCAACCCGCACAACACGCAGCCCTGGCGAATGATCGTCGACGGCGACGCCATCGACGTCCACTCCGACCCCAGCAGGAGGATGCCGCTCAACGACGCGAGCGGCCGCGAACACTTCGCCGGCCTCGGCTGCGCCGTCGAGAACATGGTGATCGCCGCCGGATCGGCCGGCGCGACGTCGCAGGTCACCCTCTTCCCGCACGGCCCGGCCTCGGACCACGTCGCGCGCATCGCACTCAGGAAGGACCGCACCGGACAGGACCGTGACCTCGCCGCCGCGATCCCGCACCGACACACCAACCGCGGCCCGTACACATCCGCACCCGTCGACCTGAGCGGCTTCACCGAACAGAGTTCCCGCATCGAGGGAGCGAACGTGCTGTGGATCGCCGACAGGACGACGCGCGAGCAGCTGGGCCGGCTCTACGTCGAGGCCACCGAGGCGATCACCGCGGACACCGCGCAGTCGACGGAGGCCTTCAGCTGGTTCCGCAGCGCGCGCAGCAGCATCGACAAGCACCGCGACGGGCTCACCCTCGACGCCCAGGGCCTCGGCGACCTGGCCCTGTTCGCCGCGAAACTCCTCCCCGCACAGTCCCGCACGGACGGCGACGCCTACTGGGTCAAGGCCACCCGCGAGGTGCACACCGCGACCGCCGCCGCCTACGGCGTGATCACCGTCGACGACGTCGCCGACCGAAGCGCCCAGGTCAACGGCGGACGGCTGCTGGCCCGGATGCACCTCACCGCGACCGCACTCGGCCTCGGCCTGCACCACATGAACCAGATCACCGAACGCATCGACCGCGACAAAGCGGCCGGCAACCGCGACGTCTTCTCCGCACGCTGGGCCGCCCTGCTCGGCCGTCCCGCCTCGAGCGGCCTGCTGTCCTTCCGCATCGGCCACCCCGAGCGCACGCCGGGCCTCAGCCCGCGCCGCAGCCTCGAAGACGTCGTCGCCAGCTGACCACTGCCCAGGCGGTGAGTCCAAGCGCACCGCCCGCTCACCAGGTTTCACCCCAAGGAGGTTCCCCCATGACCGGCGCCATCATTTCGGACCGGACAGGCGGACCGGTGCGCACCTTGCGCCCCGGTGCCGTCCTGGCCGTGACCTGCCTGGCACTGGCGACCGTCGTATCGGCGATGGCTTCGCTGAGCGTGGCGTTGCCCGACGTCGCCCGCGAGACGCACGCCAACCAGACCCAGCTGTCGTGGATCATCGATTCCTACAGCCTGATCTTCGCTTCGTTCCTGCTGTTCGCCGCGACCCTCGGCGACCGCTTCGGCCGTCGCAGGGCACTGCTCGGCGGCGTCGCAGTGTTCGGCGCAGTGTCGCTCGCCGCGACCTTCACGACCGAGCCGGGCGTCCTGATCGCCCTTCGTGCGGTGCTGGGCGTGGCAGCCGCGTTCGTCATGCCCGCCACGCTGTCCACGATCACCAGCACGTTTCCCCGAGCCCAGCAGGCGCGTGCCATCAGCATCTGGGCGGGGGTCGCGGGCGCCAGCGCCGCGCTGGGACTGCTCGCCTCCGGAATACTGCTCGAGGCGTGGTCGTGGCGATCGGTGTTCTGGCTGAACGCCGTCATGGCGGCGGTGGCGTTCATCGGCACCTACCTCTTCGTGCCGGAGTCCGCGCAGCCGGGCAGGCAGCGCATCGATGTGACCGGAGCGGCTCTCACCGTGGCGGGACTGGGCGTGCTGG
This window of the Streptomyces sp. NBC_01275 genome carries:
- a CDS encoding LuxR C-terminal-related transcriptional regulator, which encodes MIPPARAGAVPRERLQRQLRLAETRLTVVVAPAGWGKTSLLSGWAADPEEKRRLAWVSLDESDDEPVRFWSYVLTALRGAGGVISAGPLQALDAAGVPPIDLALPMLLNELAASAVPHVLVLDDYHLLADPRIHEAIEYLVTYLPASLRVVIAARTDPPLPIARLRARGDLTELRAAQLRFSRDEAAALLSAVSGHDLDGAAAAGVWERTEGWAAGLQLAALALRADPAKAPAGDRHLLDYFAAEVLPALEPRQRDLLVRAAPLERLSGSLCDAALQVTGSAAVLADLVRADLFVAALDDEQRWYRCHRLLRDVLAVETMTDPKEVLGHAADWFAAQDRIDDAVRHLLRAGRDDAAAELMLRNAETWFFPRGEAATYLKFGEELSARVVGPALAFSLAYSAALCGDQTGVNRWLDVCEASGTCATVVPGWHDFRSAVLCVRAGFGMSDAESARSVVMVRHALALETEGGGAGHPTVRAALGAMLARDGRFDEAATLLLDLWSSPRDRKAWPPSLVVQGAGTLMISLVEAGRGEECDRVMREAGPLADTVERDGREASTPGLAPLRIAQARRSYQNARMEAAAVLLRRVVPLAELHPRPTVLFLGLVYLADAELACGDRSAARAALSRAREVVDEEPVSAFASRRLEESEARLGRAGARTGVRSGALVEELTDRELSILRALQGPATQREIGAELFLSINTVKAYNKSLYRKLGVASRHDAVAAARDLGLI